A part of Desulfotomaculum nigrificans DSM 574 genomic DNA contains:
- the nifS gene encoding cysteine desulfurase NifS: MRKVYFDHSATTPVDPAVAEEMMKYLTEHFGNPSSIHAFGREARKAVEHARQQVATAIGASHVGEIAFTSGGTEADNMAIRGVAYANRHKGNHIITTAAEHHAVLSTCKQLEKEGFAVTVLPLDQYGQVTAQQVADAITDKTILISVMHANNEIGTIMPIKEIGQVAKERKIIFHCDAVQSVGKIPVNVDELGVDLLTISGHKIYGPKGIGAMYIRKGTFWQPITYGGGQERRRRPGTENVAGIVGLGKAIELATERMQSEAERLTRYRDRLISEVMAKIPHTILTGHPTNRLPNHVSFCFRFIEGESMLLMLDMKGIAISSGSACTSGSLEPSHVLTAIGLPQEVAHGSLRLTMGKDNTEEDVEYFLEVLPPIIERLREMSPLSEGYNACAFGTCDAHAHDHGHDEFEDEF; the protein is encoded by the coding sequence ATGAGAAAAGTTTATTTCGACCACTCTGCAACAACCCCGGTGGATCCCGCTGTTGCGGAGGAAATGATGAAATACCTGACGGAGCACTTTGGTAACCCTTCCAGTATTCACGCCTTTGGGCGGGAAGCCCGGAAAGCGGTAGAACACGCCAGACAACAGGTGGCCACTGCCATTGGGGCTTCCCATGTGGGTGAGATTGCCTTTACCAGTGGCGGCACTGAAGCAGATAATATGGCCATTCGTGGTGTGGCCTATGCTAATCGGCATAAGGGTAACCATATTATTACCACTGCCGCAGAGCACCACGCCGTGTTATCAACCTGCAAACAATTAGAGAAAGAAGGCTTTGCGGTAACCGTTTTACCTCTGGATCAGTACGGACAAGTTACCGCTCAGCAGGTGGCTGATGCCATTACTGATAAAACCATTTTAATTTCTGTTATGCATGCCAATAATGAAATTGGTACCATCATGCCCATTAAAGAGATCGGCCAGGTGGCTAAGGAAAGAAAAATTATTTTCCATTGCGATGCGGTGCAAAGTGTTGGTAAAATCCCCGTCAATGTGGACGAGCTGGGAGTTGATTTATTAACTATTTCCGGTCATAAGATCTACGGCCCCAAAGGTATTGGAGCCATGTATATCCGTAAAGGTACCTTCTGGCAGCCCATCACCTACGGTGGCGGTCAGGAACGGCGGCGCCGTCCGGGCACCGAGAACGTAGCCGGTATCGTTGGCCTGGGTAAAGCAATTGAGCTGGCCACCGAGAGAATGCAAAGTGAAGCCGAACGATTAACCCGTTACCGGGATCGCCTGATTTCTGAGGTTATGGCCAAGATTCCCCATACCATTCTTACCGGGCACCCCACCAATCGGCTGCCTAACCATGTCAGCTTCTGCTTCCGCTTTATCGAGGGTGAATCAATGCTGCTGATGCTGGATATGAAGGGTATTGCCATTTCCAGCGGCTCTGCCTGCACTTCCGGTTCTCTGGAACCTTCACACGTTTTGACAGCCATTGGCTTACCCCAGGAGGTGGCCCACGGTTCATTACGGTTAACCATGGGTAAAGATAATACCGAAGAGGATGTGGAATATTTCCTGGAGGTACTGCCTCCCATTATTGAACGGTTACGGGAAATGTCACCTTTAAGTGAAGGCTACAACGCCTGTGCCTTTGGCACCTGTGACGCTCACGCCCACGACCATGGACATGATGAATTTGAAGATGAATTTTAA
- a CDS encoding S1C family serine protease, which translates to MSFKFNSRWGKPAAVFLAKTVVMVLLLAVGIHWSTTQQHLLSIGDKPAMAEQGIIRPANIADVVKQTAPAVVKIETVVESTNPYLSDPFFRQFFRSQGIPLTRVQQGLGSGFIVSPDGYILTNNHVIEGASQIKVTLSTNKTYMARVIGADHDLDLAVLKIDAQGLPTLKLGNSDNIEVGDWVIAIGNPYGLDHTVTVGVISAKGRPVTIDDKKFRNLLQTDASINPGNSGGPLINLNGEVVGVNTAVNAEAQGIGFAIPSSTVVSVYNQLITKGTVSHPYIGVSVQPTQDARGIMVAGVVPGSPAQNTGLKPGDIIMQFNGKNMTDPQDLLDAVAETKPGQKVPMVVVRAGQTMSVNIIIGDKSSQNS; encoded by the coding sequence ATGAGTTTTAAATTTAATAGCAGGTGGGGTAAACCAGCGGCAGTTTTTCTGGCTAAAACAGTGGTGATGGTATTGTTGCTGGCGGTGGGGATTCACTGGTCCACCACTCAACAGCATCTCCTTTCCATTGGCGATAAACCAGCCATGGCGGAACAAGGTATCATCAGACCGGCTAATATAGCTGATGTAGTCAAACAGACGGCCCCGGCGGTGGTAAAAATTGAAACCGTTGTGGAATCCACCAATCCCTATTTATCCGATCCCTTTTTTAGACAGTTTTTCCGTAGCCAGGGTATTCCCCTGACCCGGGTGCAGCAAGGTCTGGGCTCCGGTTTTATTGTGTCCCCGGATGGTTATATTTTAACCAACAACCACGTTATTGAAGGGGCCAGCCAGATTAAAGTGACTCTATCCACCAATAAGACTTACATGGCCCGGGTGATTGGGGCGGACCATGATTTGGATTTGGCCGTACTAAAAATTGACGCCCAGGGTTTACCTACACTAAAGTTAGGTAACTCGGATAACATTGAAGTGGGTGACTGGGTCATTGCCATCGGTAACCCCTATGGTTTAGACCACACTGTAACAGTAGGTGTTATTAGCGCTAAGGGTAGACCGGTTACCATTGACGACAAGAAGTTTCGCAACCTGCTGCAAACAGACGCCTCCATTAACCCCGGTAACTCCGGCGGTCCTCTGATTAACCTCAACGGTGAAGTAGTGGGGGTGAACACGGCGGTTAATGCCGAGGCTCAGGGTATTGGTTTTGCTATACCTTCTTCCACAGTGGTCTCTGTATATAACCAGTTAATTACTAAAGGAACTGTTTCTCATCCATACATCGGGGTCAGCGTGCAGCCCACCCAGGATGCCAGGGGTATCATGGTGGCCGGCGTGGTTCCCGGTAGTCCGGCCCAAAATACAGGCCTTAAGCCCGGAGATATAATCATGCAATTTAACGGTAAAAACATGACCGACCCTCAGGATTTATTGGATGCGGTGGCTGAAACCAAGCCGGGTCAAAAGGTGCCCATGGTGGTGGTGCGGGCTGGACAAACTATGTCAGTTAATATCATAATAGGGGATAAGAGTTCACAAAATAGCTAA
- the nifU gene encoding Fe-S cluster assembly scaffold protein NifU, translating into MYSEKVMDHFTNPRNVGEIENPDGVGQVGNPSCGDIMKITLKIEDNVIKDIKFKTFGCGAAVATSSMVTEMAMGKTIDEALKISNKAVAEALDGLPPVKMHCSNLAADALKAAIEDYLKKQQA; encoded by the coding sequence ATGTACAGTGAAAAGGTAATGGATCATTTTACCAACCCGCGTAATGTGGGCGAAATTGAGAATCCCGACGGGGTAGGTCAAGTGGGAAACCCCAGCTGCGGCGATATTATGAAGATTACCCTCAAGATTGAGGATAACGTAATTAAAGATATTAAATTTAAGACCTTTGGCTGTGGTGCTGCGGTGGCCACCAGCAGTATGGTGACTGAGATGGCCATGGGTAAAACTATTGATGAGGCCCTTAAAATAAGCAATAAAGCAGTGGCCGAAGCCCTGGATGGACTGCCACCGGTTAAAATGCACTGTTCTAACCTGGCTGCCGATGCTTTAAAGGCAGCCATTGAGGACTACTTAAAAAAACAACAGGCGTAG
- a CDS encoding RrF2 family transcriptional regulator has product MRLSTKGHYGLKAMFDLAMHYGAEPIPLKLVAERQSLSEHYLEQLIAVLRKAGLVKSIRGAQGGYILARPPAEIKVGDVIRALEGPIAPLDCVSEQEPTLCEKVDYCISRDIWAKVRDSIAEVLDSITLEDMCREAEKAGQCHKSTD; this is encoded by the coding sequence TTGCGGCTTTCCACGAAGGGACATTACGGGCTTAAGGCAATGTTTGACTTGGCCATGCATTACGGTGCTGAGCCAATTCCCCTAAAGTTGGTGGCCGAGCGGCAAAGCCTGTCGGAACATTATTTAGAACAACTTATAGCTGTATTACGTAAAGCCGGACTGGTAAAGAGTATTCGGGGTGCCCAGGGGGGGTACATACTGGCCAGGCCCCCGGCGGAAATAAAGGTGGGTGATGTTATCCGGGCCCTGGAGGGACCCATCGCCCCGTTGGATTGTGTCAGCGAGCAGGAGCCAACCCTGTGTGAAAAGGTGGATTACTGTATTTCCCGGGATATATGGGCCAAAGTAAGAGACAGCATTGCCGAGGTACTGGATTCCATTACCCTGGAGGATATGTGCCGGGAAGCTGAAAAAGCCGGCCAATGCCATAAAAGTACAGATTAA
- a CDS encoding tRNA threonylcarbamoyladenosine dehydratase produces MTTAHRFSRTEMLIGPEGLAKLAAARVAVFGVGGVGSYVVEALARAGIGELVLVDFDTVDITNINRQLHALDNTVGQYKVDLMARRVKLINPAARVTPVKKFYTPDNGDELIKPDYSYVVDAIDNVTGKLDIIKRCYNQHIPVISSMGAGNKLNPAAFRVADIAETSVDPLARVVRRELRKAGIDKGVKVVFSLEPPITPRAQVAKVNPDKLPAPRGGNYSLAPGSISFVPAAAGLVLAGAVVQDLLQTP; encoded by the coding sequence GTGACAACGGCACACAGGTTTTCCAGAACAGAAATGTTAATTGGCCCGGAAGGTTTGGCTAAACTGGCAGCGGCCAGGGTGGCTGTTTTTGGCGTAGGCGGGGTTGGTTCTTACGTTGTGGAGGCCCTGGCCCGGGCGGGTATAGGCGAATTGGTGCTGGTGGACTTTGATACGGTGGATATTACTAACATTAACAGGCAGTTGCATGCCTTAGACAATACTGTTGGCCAGTACAAGGTGGATCTAATGGCCCGGCGGGTTAAATTGATTAATCCGGCAGCCAGGGTCACACCGGTCAAAAAGTTCTATACACCGGATAACGGTGATGAATTAATTAAACCGGACTATTCTTACGTAGTGGACGCCATCGACAACGTCACCGGTAAACTGGATATCATTAAAAGGTGTTATAACCAACACATTCCGGTAATTTCCAGTATGGGTGCCGGCAACAAGCTTAATCCCGCTGCCTTTCGGGTGGCCGATATAGCGGAAACCTCTGTGGACCCGTTGGCCCGGGTGGTGCGCCGGGAACTGCGTAAGGCCGGTATTGATAAAGGGGTGAAAGTTGTCTTTTCACTGGAACCACCAATCACCCCCCGGGCACAGGTGGCTAAGGTCAACCCTGATAAACTTCCTGCGCCCAGGGGGGGCAATTATTCACTGGCCCCCGGCAGTATTTCCTTTGTGCCGGCAGCCGCCGGATTAGTACTGGCCGGTGCCGTGGTACAAGATTTGCTACAAACTCCCTAG
- the trxA gene encoding thioredoxin — protein sequence MAGNVTVLTDQNFKSTLQEAKIPVLVDFWADWCGPCKMIAPEVQKLADELQGQVLVCKLNVDENRETPNSLGIMSIPTMVIFKEGQEVERTIGYRKKDELKEILQKHL from the coding sequence ATGGCTGGTAACGTGACGGTTCTAACTGATCAAAATTTTAAATCCACCCTGCAGGAGGCTAAAATACCGGTGTTGGTGGACTTCTGGGCGGATTGGTGCGGACCTTGTAAAATGATTGCTCCTGAGGTGCAAAAGTTAGCGGATGAACTCCAGGGTCAAGTTCTGGTATGTAAATTAAATGTTGATGAAAACAGAGAAACTCCGAACAGCCTGGGTATCATGAGTATACCCACCATGGTGATTTTTAAAGAAGGACAGGAAGTAGAGAGGACCATTGGTTATCGTAAAAAAGACGAACTGAAAGAAATACTGCAAAAACATCTGTAA
- a CDS encoding sensor histidine kinase, protein MSIRLKLTLWYSTIVSFIFIAFSLIIYTFLSYSLVQEIDRELAGRAIGVVRSIRVIGPTLLSQQRIVLPDVNVFGYPNTYLQVVDINGRLVAKSSNLGNQSLPLGEDTIRFGRQGHDFYEWVYAGDRRVRIYNYPLVAQNQVVGLLQVGQPFSGIETALNRLKWLLWLGSGVMILGAATIGWWLARAVLKPIEEISKTAAQIRQELNLHQRIPHQGPNDELGRLVATLNDMLDSLESAYRELAESHAAQKRFVADVSHELRTPLTTIRGNIALIRKMGDAEPQIREEALADIASEAERMSRLVSDMLVLARADAGLTLQLQPTAVQPLIEQIKRQAKLLAKDINFQVHMETACEKTLIMADPDYLRQLILILLDNAFKFTAANGTVELAVKCGGDQVEVAVKDTGMGISPAELEHIFERFYRSDKSRPVGGTGLGLSIARWIAAQHKSQITVESTVGQGSVFKVTLPVINENTLHLDHD, encoded by the coding sequence ATGTCCATCAGACTTAAACTTACCTTGTGGTATAGCACCATTGTCAGCTTTATTTTTATCGCCTTTTCTTTAATTATCTACACCTTTCTCTCCTACAGCCTGGTGCAGGAAATTGACCGGGAACTGGCGGGGCGGGCCATTGGCGTGGTGCGTTCCATCAGGGTCATCGGTCCTACCCTGCTTAGTCAACAGCGCATTGTGTTACCGGACGTTAATGTCTTTGGTTATCCCAACACTTACCTGCAAGTGGTGGATATTAACGGCCGGTTGGTGGCCAAGTCCAGCAACCTGGGCAATCAAAGTTTACCCCTGGGGGAGGATACCATTCGCTTTGGCCGCCAGGGCCATGACTTTTACGAGTGGGTCTATGCCGGCGACCGGCGGGTGCGCATCTATAACTACCCGCTGGTGGCCCAAAATCAAGTGGTGGGACTATTACAGGTGGGACAGCCCTTTTCCGGCATAGAAACAGCCTTAAATCGGCTAAAGTGGCTGTTGTGGCTTGGCAGCGGGGTAATGATCCTGGGCGCCGCCACCATCGGCTGGTGGTTGGCCCGGGCAGTCTTAAAGCCCATTGAGGAAATATCCAAAACAGCGGCGCAAATTCGCCAAGAATTGAATTTACACCAACGGATTCCCCACCAGGGGCCCAATGATGAACTGGGGCGGTTGGTGGCCACCTTAAATGATATGTTAGACAGTCTGGAATCTGCTTACCGGGAACTGGCGGAATCCCATGCAGCCCAAAAGAGGTTTGTGGCTGATGTATCCCATGAATTAAGGACACCCCTCACCACCATCCGGGGCAATATAGCTTTAATTCGTAAAATGGGTGACGCCGAGCCCCAAATCAGAGAAGAAGCCTTGGCCGATATTGCTTCCGAGGCTGAACGTATGAGCAGGTTGGTATCGGATATGCTGGTGTTAGCCCGGGCTGACGCCGGCCTGACCCTGCAGCTGCAGCCCACCGCTGTGCAGCCGCTGATTGAGCAGATAAAGCGCCAGGCTAAACTTTTAGCCAAAGATATTAATTTCCAGGTGCATATGGAAACTGCCTGTGAGAAAACTTTAATTATGGCCGATCCGGACTATTTAAGGCAACTTATCTTGATCTTATTGGATAATGCCTTTAAGTTTACCGCTGCCAACGGTACGGTGGAACTGGCCGTTAAGTGTGGTGGTGATCAAGTGGAAGTGGCGGTAAAGGATACCGGCATGGGTATTAGCCCGGCAGAATTGGAACATATTTTTGAAAGGTTTTACCGTTCCGATAAGTCCCGACCGGTGGGCGGGACGGGCCTGGGTTTATCCATTGCCCGGTGGATTGCGGCCCAGCATAAATCCCAAATTACTGTAGAAAGTACAGTTGGCCAGGGTAGTGTATTTAAAGTAACGTTACCGGTTATTAATGAAAACACCTTGCATTTGGATCATGATTAA
- a CDS encoding response regulator transcription factor, protein MGARILVIDDDPKITAMLQRVLTYEGYRVEVANDGYTGLKMAQKNPPELLILDIMMPGLDGWEICRRFRRENFIPILILSARDEVESRVKGLNLGADDYLVKPFALEELLARVQALLRRKTNSAKVIQFADLKMDLSTREVHRAGVLLSLTSKEFDLLQLFLQHPNQVLTKDTIIDHIWGIDYTGGSNVLEVYVNMLRQKLEEGNRSRLIHTVRGVGYVLREQG, encoded by the coding sequence ATGGGCGCCAGAATTTTGGTTATTGATGATGATCCTAAAATTACCGCCATGCTGCAGCGGGTATTAACCTATGAGGGCTACCGGGTGGAGGTAGCCAACGATGGTTATACCGGTCTAAAGATGGCCCAAAAAAACCCGCCTGAATTGCTTATTCTGGATATTATGATGCCCGGATTGGACGGCTGGGAAATCTGCCGGCGCTTCCGCCGGGAAAATTTTATTCCCATTTTAATACTGAGTGCCCGGGATGAGGTGGAGAGCCGGGTTAAGGGTCTTAATTTGGGGGCCGATGACTACTTAGTCAAGCCCTTTGCTTTGGAGGAATTGTTGGCCCGGGTGCAGGCCCTTTTACGTCGTAAAACTAATTCCGCCAAAGTAATTCAGTTTGCTGACTTGAAAATGGACTTATCGACCAGGGAAGTACACCGGGCCGGGGTGCTGTTGTCCCTTACTTCCAAGGAATTTGATTTACTGCAGCTGTTTTTACAACACCCTAATCAAGTATTGACCAAAGATACGATTATAGATCACATTTGGGGTATAGACTACACAGGAGGTTCCAATGTACTGGAGGTTTATGTGAATATGCTGCGCCAGAAGTTGGAGGAGGGCAACCGGTCCAGGCTGATCCATACGGTACGGGGAGTGGGTTATGTCTTAAGGGAGCAGGGATAA